The segment GCCAAAGGGCGCAAGGTTGCCGCGAAGTCGGCGTAATCTCTCGCCGTTAGCATCACAGTGTTTTAGAGCCGCTGAACCGCCAAGGTTTGGCGGCTCTTCATTTCTTCAGAAAGCAGAAAGCGAATGACAACTCAGGGCGCCGCTATGGATGCCATGATGGCGCGATCCATCACCGTATGCGGATCGACATGAAATCCGTTGAACTTGGCGGCGCTTAGCCGGTCGATGAGGGTTCCCATGCGTCCGGAGTAGGAAAGCTTGAGCTTCGCAAGGTCTGCGGAGGTGTAGGCCGTTTCCACCGACTTCATGCCCGGGAGTTTCTGGAGGAGTGCAACGATTGAGTCGAGCCTTTCTTTCTCTCCCAGTCTGTCAATCGTTAGCGTTACCGCGTCGCCGGCTTGGGTGCTAACCATGCCGATAACGGAGGCCGACATCACCTCGCCGAATACCTTATCCGCGGCGTCTTGAAGCGCTTGGTTCGCCCCTTCCGAAATCTTGGCACCGTTCACAATGGCCTGCGTCGCGGGTTCCGCGAGTACTGCACCATCGATGGCGCGTATCACACGCAGACTGAGATCGGTCGTGATCTTGTTGACGTTGGAACCCGGAACGGTGGGTTCCGACGTGACTGCCGCATGTCCGGCGACAATGATGTCTGCGCTGTAGTGCCTGCCCACGGCCGCAATCTCTTCGGGGGCCTGCGTCTCCAAATCGGAAAGCGTTTCGTCGGATCGATCTTCTCTGAGGGTATCCGAGTCGACGATGTCGAACCGTGCTTTGCGCAGCGCATCACCCAGTTTGCGCTCGGCCGCTCCCAGACGTGCCGCCTCATCGGGAGGCCGCTTCCCTCCTTTCTCCACGATGAAAAGGACTACGCGCGGAGGATCGGCATACGTGCGCAGTACCTGTGACGATGCATCGGCGAGAATGTTGGCCTCCAGCAATCGCCCTTCGATTTCAACCTGAGTCGCGTCATTTAGATGGGTCTCTCCCACAACCGCATACGATTCGAAGTAGGCGGGGGCATTCTCCAAGATCGTCGCGAATTGGGAGAAGTCGCGCGACGGAACCAGTTGCTCCAGCCGCTCCATGACGAGATTGGTCAGCGCATTGAGAATGGCGGCATCGCGCGCATCCGGGCCAGCGCCTTGCGCCGCCCCTTCGCCATGCACGACACCTTTGGGCGGCGAGGATTCCGCGGCAGAGCAGGCGATTGCCGCTGCTTGAATGCACAATCCGGCAATGATGATTCGATAACGTGTCATACCAACTGCATTCTAACTGAAAGGTCCCTGAGGCAGCCAAATGCGCCTCAGGGACCGAGCTTAGCAACACAACTCTCGTTGGTTAGTCTCTATTGCGGGCGATGATAAGCAAGCGAACCAGTTCAAGTATCGCGACGGCGGCAGCGGCCACGTAGGTCCACGCAGCGGCGGACAAGACCTTCCGCGCGCCATGCAACTCGTCATCCGTCAAGTAGCCACCGTGCGCCAGCGCCTTCAATGCGCGGCTGCTCGCGTTGAACTCGACCGGCAGCGTGATCAGGGTGAACACCACGGCAAACGAGAACAACAGAATGCCGAGAGTCAGGAGCGGGCCGATTCCCAGGAACAGACCGCCCAGAAGCAGCGGCCACGAGAGTGTCGACGAAATGCTCGATATCGGGTAGATGGCATTTCGCCACATCAACGCCGAATACGCATTGGCATGCTGTATCGCGTGGCCAACTTCGTGCGCGGCAATACCCAGCGCGGCAACGCTCTGTCCGTGATAGACCGCATCCGAAAGACGCAACGTTCTATCGCGCGGATCGTAGTGGTCCGTGAGTTCGCCAGGAATCGCTTCAAGTCCAACAACCGTACCGCGTGCCGCAGCGGGATTTGCAGCCAAACCGATGTTCGAGTCGCGCAGAATCAGGCGAGCGACATCGGCTCCCGTAAGTCCGGAACGCGTTCCTACCTGCGAGTATGTCGCATACGTAGACTTGACTTTCCACTGCGCCCATATGCTTAGAATCAAGCCGGGGATAATGAGCAGAAATGTCGGGTCGTAAAACATGGGCATTGGCATGCTCGCAATCCTCCTTGCTACTGTGGCTTCGCATCTCCACGTTGGGCAGGCGCACGCATCGTGCACTGCCCATTGAAATGCGCACCATCTTCTATAACAAGTCGGCGGGCACGAATATTGCCCGTAAGCTTCGCAGACGAGTAGAGGCGGACAATGCCACCTGTCGTAACATTTCCAAATACTTGGCCTGCAACGTTTACTTCTTTGCCGCCCACGCAATCGGCGTTCAACCTGCCGGTCTTGCCGAGTTCCAAGTCTTCCGAACACTCGACGCGGCCTTCCACGAGTCCGTCGACGCGGCACGAGGTCGCGCGCACGTTGCCGCTGACCAGGGCGCTGGCGGCAAGATAAAGTTGACCATCGACGGTGACGTCGCCGTCGACCTTGCCCGCAATTTCCGACTCTGAGCCGCCGGAGAGCGAACCTTCGATGATTACGCCTTCGGGTACAACCATCCGGTGAAGTTTGATGTTGCGGGCGCGGCGTATGGCAAGATCGTCCGCGGTAACGTTGGGATCGTCGCCCGCTTCCTCTGCCGGAGCGCGCATCTTGCCCTGACCACGATTCGTCTGCAGGACGTCCTGAAAGGCTTGATTCATACGGCCGATGAGCGATTCTCGCTTGGAAGCTCTAGCGAGCGCCTCGTAGGTGTCATCGCCATCCGAGACTTCTTCAACGGCTGGCTTTTGTTCTTCCGCGGGACGGCCAAACAGACTGTTTTGTTTCTTCGGTTCAGATCGATCTAACACGGCTAGAAGTATCCAAGTCGGTTGGCGATATCGGTCACACACGCCGATATCTTTTGTTTCGGGTGACTCACCACAAAGGGCGCCCCTGCGTTTATGGCTTCAGGGACGCATTTATCGAAGTAAAGGAATCCGAGGTTCTCGCATTCCACCATGAGCTGCTGACGAGCCATACGCGCCAGAATGTTTGCGGCGATTTGCGCTTCATACGAGTTACGCGCGCGATTGACCACGACCCGGGGTGTCAGAGTTCTGGCGATGGCAACAATTTCACCACAGATCTTCTTCCTGACGTCTTCGTCGAAAAGTTCCGATGTGCGAATGCTCTCGACGAAATCGCGGAGCGTCTCGGTTCGCTTGAGTAGCACGGCAAGCTCGGGGCTCTGGTAGAAACGTTCAATCTTGCGGTACAGCGCCGCGCGAATGAACTTGAACGCGTTGTCGATGCTCGTCTTTTCCGGGGTAATTACAAGCACGCCGTTCGTGTCCGTGATGAGAAAGAAGTCCAAAGTGCCCAGATGCGCGCCGGCATCCAGGTCAACAATGACCAGGTCGGCCTCCAGGGAATTTAACTCACGGATGAGCGCCTGCTTCTGCTGGTACTTGGGATTCGCTACGTCAATCAGGCCGGACGTGCCGGGAATGACCCGCAGATTCTCATATTGCGTGTCGGCGACGACAGCCTGAATGTTCTTGGCGCCCTTCTGGTAAAAGAAATCGTCCAGGCGTGTCTCGGAACGCGTACCGAGGACGGTCTCGACGTTCGAACACGTCAGATCGGCGTCTACGAGGATAACCCGCCACCCTTTTCGAGCGACTTCGACGGCGAGATTGACCGCAAAGCAAGTCTTCCCTACGCCGCCTTTACCCCCACCTATAACTAAAACCTCGGGCGCCGTCTTCTGCACCCGGGGAACTGCATGCTCCTCAATGGCTCGCATGGATACTCCTGTATCACCGCCACCGGCGTCAGTAGGCAGCTTTGGCAACGGTCAAAGCCTATCACAGGGGGAAAGGCTTCGTCAACCTAAGAAAGTGCGTAACTTCCTGATTTTCAGAGGGCTAGCGAGACTGGAGGGTACCGGGAACGGGGGCTTGCCCTGACCTGCCGGAGGGTTCCATCGTCCGAACGGCGGGTAAGAACCGGATCACCTTTTACTTTAATTTGTCAAGAGGTAAATGATATACTCGCTTCCGCGTTGTCTATCGTGCAGAGCATTTGGATAGAGGCAGATCGTGCAGACCCGATTCCCAGAATGGATCCGTCGCTCGTGGGCCTCGGGAAACGATTTTTCGTTTACCCGGGGTCTGGTGGAGGACCTCTCCCTGCATACGGTCTGCCAGAGTGCCCGCTGTCCGAACATGGCGGAGTGTTGGCAGCGCCGGACAGCCACCTTGATGGTTCTTGGGAACACCTGCACAAGGAATTGCAGGTACTGTTCCGTTCCAAGTGGAAAGCCGGAGCCACCGGACCCGGAAGAGCCTCTTCGGGTCGCTGCCGCCGTGCGGGATATGAACCTAAAGCACTGCGTGATTACCTCTGTCACCCGGGATGACTTGCCCGATGGCGGCGCGCAGCACATCGCGGATACGGTCCGGTCGATCCGAAGTCTGTGTCCCGAGACCACAATTGAGTTGCTGGTCCCGGATTTTGAAGGCGATGAGCACGCCATAGAGATCGTGTTGACGTCGCAGCCGGAAGTATTCAGCCACAACATCGAGACGGTGGAACGGCTTTATCCGGCGGTACGCAGCAGGCGATATACCTATCGTATGGCGCTTGGCGTTCTCCGCCAAGGCAGCGTGCATCGGCCGAAGCCGATCATCAAATCGGCATTCATGGCCGGACACGGCGAGACGAAAGATGAAGTTCGACAGACGCTATGCGACTTGTTGGAAGCGGGTTGCGAAGCGGTGAGTATTGGGCAGTACTTGAGGCCGACGCCGAAGCAGCGCGAGGTCGCAGAGTATGTGACTCCAGAGGTGTTCCAGGAGTTCGAAGCCCTGGCGATTGAGTTGGGATTCCAATTCGCGGTCGCGGGGCCTTTTGTTCGGAGTTCGTATCGTTCCGAGGAGTTGATGCAGACGCGCTTTGCGCGTGAGCGGATGGACGTGGTAACGGGTTAGCACACGATGTGTGCTTGCAGAACGGATGGAGAGAAGGTCTGATGACCTATGAAGTCAAATTGCCCAGTCTTGGGCAGGATGCCGCGGATACAGCGACGATCTCGTATTGGTTGGTCGAAGAGGGGGATAAGGTGAAAGAGGGGGAAGACCTCGTCGAAATGACGACGGACAAGGCCGCCTTCATCGTTCCGAGTCCCAAAGGCGGCGTGTTGATTGAGAAGCTCGTGCAGGAAGGCGACGAGATTTCCGTCGGCGACGTAGTCTGCGTGTTGGAGGTGTAGAACGTTCTGCGTTCGGCCCGCTCTGTGAGTCCGCGTTTGAGTCGTGTTTGAATCGCGGACTGCGTCTATTCGTAGGGCCGGCCAGCGGTATCGGAAACGAGCGGTCTTGTAGATAGGCCGCTTTATCCTTTTTGGGAGAATGAAGCCATGGCAATTGGAGTTGGGGTCATCGGTGCCGGAACAGTGGGCGGCGGTGTCATTAAGACGTTGCGGGAGTCCCCGGACCGCATCACGCGACGCGCGGGAGCCGATGTGGCGTTGACGCACGTTGCAGACCTCAGACCCGACCTGGAGCAGGCGTTTGACTTGCAGGGAGTCTCGGTCAGCAAAGACGCCATGGCCTTGATTGACGATCCCAATGTGCAGGTCGTGTGCGAACTGATTGGAGGCGTCGAGCCTGCCAAGAAGTTCATCTTGAAAGCCCTTGCCTCGGGAAAGCACGTCGTGACCGCCAACAAAATGCTCCTGGCTAAGCACGGCCCCGAATTGTGCGAGGCGGCGATTAAGGGCGGCGCCGAACTACGGTTTGAGGCGGCGGTCGCGGGCGGGATCCCCATCCTAAAAGCTCTGCGCGAAGGCCTGGCCGCAAACCACATTGAGTTCGTGTACGGCATTCTCAACGGGACCTGCAACTACATTCTGAGCCGAATGACCTACGAAGGTCTGGAA is part of the Candidatus Hydrogenedentota bacterium genome and harbors:
- a CDS encoding zinc metallopeptidase encodes the protein MPMPMFYDPTFLLIIPGLILSIWAQWKVKSTYATYSQVGTRSGLTGADVARLILRDSNIGLAANPAAARGTVVGLEAIPGELTDHYDPRDRTLRLSDAVYHGQSVAALGIAAHEVGHAIQHANAYSALMWRNAIYPISSISSTLSWPLLLGGLFLGIGPLLTLGILLFSFAVVFTLITLPVEFNASSRALKALAHGGYLTDDELHGARKVLSAAAWTYVAAAAVAILELVRLLIIARNRD
- a CDS encoding polymer-forming cytoskeletal protein, with amino-acid sequence MLDRSEPKKQNSLFGRPAEEQKPAVEEVSDGDDTYEALARASKRESLIGRMNQAFQDVLQTNRGQGKMRAPAEEAGDDPNVTADDLAIRRARNIKLHRMVVPEGVIIEGSLSGGSESEIAGKVDGDVTVDGQLYLAASALVSGNVRATSCRVDGLVEGRVECSEDLELGKTGRLNADCVGGKEVNVAGQVFGNVTTGGIVRLYSSAKLTGNIRARRLVIEDGAHFNGQCTMRAPAQRGDAKPQ
- a CDS encoding AAA family ATPase: MRAIEEHAVPRVQKTAPEVLVIGGGKGGVGKTCFAVNLAVEVARKGWRVILVDADLTCSNVETVLGTRSETRLDDFFYQKGAKNIQAVVADTQYENLRVIPGTSGLIDVANPKYQQKQALIRELNSLEADLVIVDLDAGAHLGTLDFFLITDTNGVLVITPEKTSIDNAFKFIRAALYRKIERFYQSPELAVLLKRTETLRDFVESIRTSELFDEDVRKKICGEIVAIARTLTPRVVVNRARNSYEAQIAANILARMARQQLMVECENLGFLYFDKCVPEAINAGAPFVVSHPKQKISACVTDIANRLGYF
- the lipA gene encoding lipoyl synthase; the encoded protein is MQTRFPEWIRRSWASGNDFSFTRGLVEDLSLHTVCQSARCPNMAECWQRRTATLMVLGNTCTRNCRYCSVPSGKPEPPDPEEPLRVAAAVRDMNLKHCVITSVTRDDLPDGGAQHIADTVRSIRSLCPETTIELLVPDFEGDEHAIEIVLTSQPEVFSHNIETVERLYPAVRSRRYTYRMALGVLRQGSVHRPKPIIKSAFMAGHGETKDEVRQTLCDLLEAGCEAVSIGQYLRPTPKQREVAEYVTPEVFQEFEALAIELGFQFAVAGPFVRSSYRSEELMQTRFARERMDVVTG